The Megalobrama amblycephala isolate DHTTF-2021 linkage group LG13, ASM1881202v1, whole genome shotgun sequence genome contains a region encoding:
- the LOC125244216 gene encoding synapse differentiation-inducing gene protein 1-like isoform X2, giving the protein MDPSNQPQGACNSSEKSGMLQPTSPPPAYQDNPAGYPTSFPSQPVPPGSDVQGPYPGQPVVAMQPAVFVTATPLTNPLPDYLCYSIFTMLFCCFPLGIAALVFSCSTQNANYSGQQALAEKNSKTARTLNHVGVAIGLVFLVLLIILQFVKI; this is encoded by the exons ATGGATCCCAGCAATCAGCCCCAAGGTGCCTGTAATTCATCTGAGAAATCAGGGATGCTGCAGCCTACATCACCACCACCCGCATACCAGGACAATCCTGCTGGATACCCGACCTCCTTTCCAAGCCAGCCAGTCCCCCCAGGCTCCGATGTCCAAGGGCCATATCCAGGGCAACCCGTGGTCGCCATGCAGCCTGCAGTTTTTGTGACCGCCACTCCACTGACCAATCCACTGCCAGATTACCTGTGCTATTCCATCTTTACCATGCTGTTCTGCTGCTTTCCTTTGGGCATCGCTGCACTGGTTTTCTCCTGCTCT ACTCAAAATGCCAACTACTCAGGACAGCAAGCATTAGCAGAGAAGAACTCCAAAACGGCACGCACACTGAATCATGTTGGCGTTGCTATTGGGCTTGTCTTCCTTGTATTGCTTATTATCTTACAGTTTGTGAAGATTTAG